The genomic segment gacaggagggagcagtgggtggtGTCAGCCTGGGGGGGTGACAGGAGGGAGAGCGGGCGGTGAGAGGCGTGGGGGTGAGAGGACATGGGGCGGTGATGGGCCCAGGGCTGTTGGGAGAGCCAGCGCGGGCCCCGGGGCTGATGGGAGGTGATGCTGGGTGGCGAAGGCccagggggtggtgggagggacAGCGCAGACCTCGGGGTGTGACAGGACACCAGGCAGCGACAGACCTGGGGGGTGACAGGACACCGGGGCTGCTGGAACCCCCTCCCCTAAGGGCCACTCGGCATTAGGGCAACGAGGGCGGGGCTGCCACACCCACATGATGCAGGTCTTTCTTCATAATGTGCTGAGCATATAAGAGGACCATGACACCGCGTGCTGCAGTAGGCgccatcccagagcaggcaccgcctggccccgaccatgtcctgtgtccactacaagttcttctccaggctgaactatgATACGGTCACCTTCAGCGGCCTCCACATCACCCTGCGCGACCTCAAGCGCCAGATCATGGGCCGCGAGAAGCTGAAGGCGACCAGGAGCGACCTGCAGATCTCCAACGCCCAGACCAAAGAAGGTgcgtgggggcggcgggcgtGGGGCCTCGGGGACCAGTGCGGAGCtgcaccccggcggggagctgcattgcaggggggagcagcaccccagtaGGGAGTTGCACCCCAGCGGGGACCTGCACCACTGTGGAAAGCGACAACCCGCAGGGGacctgcaccacctgccccggcgcccccaggggccctggcaccacctGCCAGACGGTGGGCTGGCCCCGCTGGTAGGTGACGGTGTGGAGCCGGGCAGGCTCACCGGAcaccggcagccctggggcagagggcagcacacaggcactgaccGGTGGCGGCATGGCCGTGGTGGTGAAGCGCATGTCGGACACCTCCGATGCCgtcggcagctgcagagggaacctctctgttgggggaagcaaagaggggtggtggggtgagctactggtgggcagagccccttggggggttacccggagggcaggagcaccacgaggagcaggagcctgctgctgtacctgccatggcggcgggtcagtgtggggtttgtctggggcaaagagtgttctggggttctgtccccatggcgatcattccaccagcacctgcctcagccagccctgccagggtttcatttctcatgcCACAGCAACTGCCCGTCTCAATGACGTCCCATCCTGCTGATGGTTTCCTGTCCTCAATGCTCATTTCTCATCCCggtgagggtttcccatccccacggtAACTTTTCATAATGGAGATCTAGTAACAGAAGCAATGCTAACCTAAgcgaaaagaaaacaggattttaaatatcagtggaaTATCTGCCCATGGAgtcatgttctgcaaaggcagaagtcccttcaaaaagcctgtgcctccttttaatttgatctgCATTTGTTGAGTGTGTTGAGACGATAAAAGTCGGTGTTACCTataaaaggttgcttttctctctgtaaagggattctctgaagtgctgtgtaatgACATACTGATATACGTTCTTACAAActgactactgcttttttctgtactgatgttgttttcagaatacacagaTGATGACGCCCTGATTCCGAGGAACTCCTCGGTAATTGTCAGAAGGATCCCTGCTGGAGGAGTTAAAGCTACCAGCAGAACCTCTGTTACGTGAGTATCCGTAAAGCGGTGTAGTCTTTGCTAGGGGGTTCAGTGAGGTCACTGGTTTAATGGATATTAGTTTACCAGTGGCGTTCCAACTGCATCTCCCTTGTTAAAGCGgctgttagtttttgttgtcctgGGGTAGGTTTCAATGGACCTGTCCCAAAGCAGACTGACCTTTTTAGGCCTGCTGGGACATGGGCTTCAGGCTCCAACAACGGTAACTTCTAAGATgattctgttgggtttgttcttgGGCTTGATTGTTCTGAGACCCGAGCTGTAGATGCTGTTTCCTCCAGGTGGAGAGATGCCTTATGCTATGGGCTTGCTTGTATTGCTTTCAGAGTAAAGACAGATACGCACCGTAGTGTACGCTTAGAATTTGTTCCCATCCCAGAGGAGCCCGATTGTCAGTGTTTGgctatttcctgcatttgcgggaggaggcaggataTGGCAGGTACTCTGAGGCCCCAGATCTGGGGTGTATTGGTTGAGATTACAGCTACTCAAACGTGATCCTGCCTACAGGATTGTTGTGGTCAttttgggatttggggttttttttagttgcacTGAATGTGAGAATTTGAGAATGAGAACAGTTTATGTGTATGAATAGATGGCCACATTCACTAGATTATCCGAACAATGTCCTGATGGGCAGGTTTTAtaacctgtttcactgcttgatgTGGGGCACAAGTGCTCTATTTTAAGCTCtgatcaccttcctttctttctccttccagaagtcGAACGGAGCCAGTGAGCggaacaccaaaagcagtatgtaaaagcacagggtcacacctttttctgcacactgcacTGAATTCTGAGCAATGTAGCCTTGtatgaaattttccaaacagtagcttcatataatttcttccagtaaaacataGCCTATGCTGCAAAGACAATGGATTTGATTCAGCATAGTAAGAACTGCGTAATGCCATCATTTGCACAGTTCTCATGGGACTATTGGTATTTGTGCCCAGTCACGCAttgtatttcatcctgaataTGCGAGGCTATTTCCTGAATGGCTTTGTGTTGTACAGATAAGGTACGATTGGTTATAGGCGATGTAGGTTCAAGGTTTGCACAACTGGACGTGGTGCCGTgctctccatctgtctgtctacagCTAGTAACGTGTCTGTTGGCGTAGCTGCTTGTgcgctttgtgtttcttgcaatgaaaatgctccggagtgtatttttgccattttcaccttgtatcacttagcttctgtttttgcttgctttgcccaACAGTTTTTGAAAACGTTCATAAAAAACACCGAGAAACCATTGTTGTTAAACTTGGTACTGTTTCTGACTTTGACGTGGGattcaaacaaaaactaaaactgacATACGCCCTACGTTCTGAGGACAGTTCTGGGCAGCTAAACGAGTCCTTTCCGTGCCTTTGAATACCTGGGTATTTGTTCCTGGAACTGTTTAATTGCAGTGATATTGTTTGGGCTCCTCCAAGTACATGAATGTCTTTAACAGATTGCCCTGAATGTAAATATCGTTGCTACACAAAGTGGTATTCTAAagttctgcatttgctcttcccgctttctctgatgcagcagcttcatctaatagcttgtctgcaaatgaaaatacctgaaaccCAGTGTACAAATTTTGGCACAAGGTTAGAGCCTGGGGCCTTTGTGGGGCATTTTTCATCAGGTTGGAAAACACTGtcattctgctgctgaaatataaataagtaacagaaggaaatgcttgacTGGTAATAGCCTGGATTTTGATTTAGTcttctgttcagtttctttAGTTCTCTTTAGTTTCTGATTAGTCTTCCGTTTGAAATGGCAGTTCATACATTGACTGTCGATTCTGGATTTTGGATTGTTTGGGGGTTGTTGGTTGTCGAGTCgtgtccccgcccctccccagttcttctgcagtattgCCTTAGGGTGGCAAACAAGTTTCATGGAGATGTTGGTTCTAACTGACTGGTTGGAGGGACTGGCAGGAAatacttcagtagaaatataaaggaaacaaaaaaagacccagggctggagggccgTGGAAGGTGGCCGTTGGGCAAACGTGCTGAACAGTACATCAGTTACCCTTCCTGACCCATTTGACAAGGTTCCCTCTCTGAGATACTCTGGAGCAACAAGCTGATCTCAAGCGGGTCTGGTTAGTctagtttcttctcattaacCGCACGGGCACTCTTAAGCTGGCGTAGCTTTGGACTTTGCCTTgagcaaatgcaaatgacacGAGGTCGGAAATGCCTCTTGCAGTCACACTCGGAGCGCATCGTGCAGACTTTCAGACTACGGTAGAGGTTAACTATTGCTATGTTTGGACTGTACAACTTgaatatgtgtttaattttttgtgaacagatggatgactcctctgcatctgcttctctgtcccagcttaTTCAGGTATATCTATATTCttaccaaatacttcaaaaaaaaaaaaaaaaaagtgtttgcttcatatttttaaatcttgcactgTGATCCAGAGCTGTATAACTGTTGTAATGCGAACAATGctttactttaattcttaataatgtcaagtatttatgttaaccttaaaatgtgtgtatgcttTGATCCTCTCCTGTAAAGAGCAGTTGCCACTTTGGGGAGATAGAAGGGGAGAACCTTACCAGCACCAACGTCACGTTGCACTAGTGCTCATCTTcaagacacaaaggagaagcacttcagaggctgtttgccctttttcatacattccgttagttctgctttggggaggagcgctatttttacagaagcatgtCACTGGCTGTAAGGGACGGACATTCCAGGGGGTGTGGAGCAGCCAAATTAGAGGCGTGCCTGGAACACGGACAATTGCAGggctatttctgaatttctagtcctcagagctgcagatccaTTCTTTGACCGCTGCACAATTTCATCAGCTGTCGCATAGATACAGTGGGCAACACAATCTGATTTCCTTGAACGCAGACTGTGTACGCTGTGATTATGTCCCTAACCGTGTCTAGGAACACACCCATGCCTGTGTGTGGCATGCTGGCGGAGGTGACCTTCTGGAACTCCTGCCACGCCGCgttttgctgtggagctgctggcggtttttgcccgggaatgtgtaactttggctgggaaagcactAGTCATTGCGCCTTGTGAGAAGGCGTAGTGCTAGCCAATTCAGTGCCTGGGCTTTAAAGTTACAAGGatcagagaaggcagggccTAATGCAGAGGagcttgttctttcttctgaaaagaaaggctggagttCATTCCCAAGACAGAGAAACCTCTCCCCACTagccacttcttccctctctcaccaCAGACATGAAATTGTGCACACGtggcaaaaatattggaaaaaataattcatttggaagGTAGCCACCAGAAGAAACTGGTCTGCATTAGTGCTGTCCCTAAACGTGTCCTTGGTTCTGTAAACTTAGGTGaagttttactctaaaatgtgAGAAGCCGTCCAAGAGGTGCACACATTGAAGCTTTTGAGaacattgaagtatttcagaacaatacaGGAACAACACCTCAGAGCAGCTCAAAACTGTGACTTACTCTACCCTCTTTAGCGCAGACTGGCTCAGCAGGGAGTCAATGTGTTGTAAAAAGTCCTCTGGTTTATTACTGCTATGTACGAAATGCCATATTTGAACTTTCGCCTAtccctagaaatgttttgtgggttttggatgtGTCTTGTACATCTCTTGGGTTCAAGCAAATCAGTCAAGtgtctgtgaagttttctgtcacggttaatggaaatgatttcataggtgtcgatctgcattatgttacagttgaggaaaaactgtgtataggaaacaaccatttaataaaatgctgaaagtagtTGGTTGCTCTTGCGAAGGAATGcacctaaaagcaaagacaggagTGGCTGATCTGAAGGCTTGGTGCTGGACGGTCCAAAGAATGTACAGTCCCTCCCTTAGACCCTGCTGGTATCTGCACTAGTGTGTAATTAAAACGTTTGAACAAATAGTActtcaaaaaccaagaaatcagctggtttccttcatATGAAGATCTAGTTCTGCGTAAGGCTTGTATTACAATTTGCATGGTAAAAGGACACGGCCAGCTggagaaacctgcaggttttgcttacCGTAGTTAGCTCACTTAACACGAAGAAGTTAGCAGGGGCTCTAAAGTGTTTCTAACGTGCGTGTCGACTAACGGCCTGTTACACAGACTGCCAGTCTGGCTGAAGCCAGCGCTTccgaagaagacaaaataaaagcgaTGATGATACAGTCTTGCCGTGCATATGATCCAATCAAGTAAGTGTTGATAACGCCAGATCTGTTCCCCAACGATTACGGAGGAATGCTAGAGATGGTTGCTTTAACAAGAGAGACACAtgcacccctttttctttttctcccaaaaaccTTCTAGTTACATGAAGAACAGCCTGGGTCTACCTCCGCCATCATATACTTGCTTTCGTTGTGGAAAACCTGGCCACTATATAAAGAACTGCCCAACAAACGGGGTAAGGTTGGGGGGGGACTTCTGGTGTTACttcggttttgttttttaccttggcAGCGAGGTAACAGATACATGAACACGCATATTAAGACGTGTTTCTCTTGGGGTGAAATAGAGAGGTTACATGGCaaagttgcaaagcccttcaaaattcaagggacacctgcaattatcaaggcaaaattttcttttttccaggccacCACAACAAACATAGCCAGAGATCTTTCTCTGTCaactttcatgcatatttttctgtatttcaatatgactggaaatttattttgggtttgaacCCTTTCTAAAGACACTTCACAGTTTTTAGTATTTCGtacaaaaccaggatgtttctgctggcCCCATCTATTGGATATCTGCCTGGTGTAATGAcacaagcctctggctgagcgTCCCTGCCATTTAACAACAGTCACGGAGATGTCGTTTTAAGTGTGGGTCTTGAGATacgcctgcatttcttttcctaccaGGACAAGActtttgagcctgttcccagaattAGGAGGAGCACGGGCATTCCAAggagtttcatggtggaggtgaaagatcccaaCACAAAGGGTGCTATGCTGACCAGCACGGGAAAATATGCCATACCAATTATTAATGCGTAAGTATGGGACTAACGGGACTGACCCAGGAGCGAAGGAGAGGAACCGTGCGTCGATGCCTGGGCGGCAATGCAGCCGAGTGGGCCAGCACCTCTAGTtacgggggaggaagcactggcaTTGCATCTTAACCTTAACACCCGTGATACTTTCTAATCCCAAGGCCCTAAAATAGGACGCTCCTCCtgttcatgcccctggaagctgcttAAACTTGTGGCGTGCTaagaatcagtatttctgcaaaaggtttccgaggtgtttgcagtggagtcgTTCTCTTTGAAAGTGCATTTTGCTTCTCTCTGAtgctgcaaaggctccttgcaaaagttaacaagttgctgtgggagtgaggtttcctccccctctgactTTTATCACCTCCCCTGTGTGAAAGAGGCTGCAGTTCTCCTGTTGCtacaaactaagaaaatactactgtgtgctgaCAAGAGCGGCTGCTCTAAAATGCACTCGGTGGCACTTCTGGTGTTCTGCCATGGACCTCCTTTTGTAGAAGCTCtaacatagacttcttccatttccaaaacttaATTACTCGGAGACTGACTTGATCCTCAGCCTGCCATTTACTTTTACCCTCTGGCaacagaggagaggtgggattcatttcacacgatttctagctgtcaaaaaattatttgcctagtctgagctgatttctccattgacccaatgaatgggagaggtctgcagcaggaaaattgttccccctccctcttctcatccTGTGGCTGTAGAAAAGGACTTTCAACTAGCGGCCTACGTTTTAGAAggctaatgtggagtgagaagaattccacctgttctcttcccctgagaaaagccaaagcttggaaaagttctccttgacccacctttaactttttgctctctccttccccaccccctccagggaagcttatgccagaggaaagaaggaaaagcctccctttctaCCGGAAGAgccggcctcctcctccccctccgatGAGCCTATTCCAGATGAGCTCCTGTGTCCCCTTTGTAAAGATATAATGACCGACGCAGCTGTTattccctgctgtggaaacagttattGTGACGAATGTAAGTGTGACCCCATGgctgttaattcaaaacatcacctctgatcctctgaaagcagaaacaggagatcaGGAAATTACTGTCTCACCGGTTCTATGTAGTACTTAAGCCCAGCCTGAAtaggaaaggactcttctcctataaagggcaaaagaaaggccgaaagctttttcctcctttttatgtatCTCATTAAATCCCCTTCGCACGTGGAAGGACGAGTATGAGAAGAGGGCGTAACTGCGCAGGCGATGACGCTATTAGATAGCGAATGCATTTCGTTtgtccacagccctttccctcctacaAAATTACAGAGCCAACGCTGGtgacttcctgtggtctgcagcaatCGGGTACTTGGGCATTTAATGCACATTCTCCTCCACGGGAGAGTTGGCTGAAACCTTCAGAACTCAAACCCGCTAACGGGTTTTTGAGGTCTCTTTTATTCACTAGCCCTGAGGTTGGTGACTTCTCACTGTActagagagtggaaaaaaggtGAGTCAAGACATCAAGACACCGCCTACTCCACACCTCCAGATGTTACAGGAGTGAAACATCAGGGCTGTACCGTTATTGGCTGCatactagaaaattattaggcTACTGAACTTGAGCTTCATGTTCCCAATTCAAGATCATCTTCACCCATTAATCATATACATGGTTTTCTAACTGATGAgaaccccaaaaatgtccttagtttggctaaaatctattttgatgcCTCTAATTGCACACAGGTATTAGAACAGCGTTACTGGATTCTGAGGATCATACCTGCCCAACGTGTCATCAGAGCGatgtttctcctgatgctttAGCTGCCAACAAGATCCTACGCCAGGTAACGTGATGGCTTTTCCGTGAACTACTTGTAAGAGAAGTCtattcctgaaaagctgaaagggaggaaaacatGAATCGACGGCTCCTGAAGCAGGGCTAAATTGAACAAGGCTAAATTTACTCCTCCAATGCATGATCCCTTGTTACAGAAGCTTACAACTCCTTAGAGACAGTCTGGCAAATTCAGGTCACAGTTTTAACATGATTGCCTCCCTTTCAAATTCGGTGttgacactgaagtgctttaaatacagacacccTGAGTTACCAGTCATTAATGCCGGCGCTTAATGCGATGTGTTCCTACCCCtgcctgctgatttattttaggattgaTAGCATTTACAGGAATAGGCGAGTGATGTTCCTCTGTGgagccttttgtttgtgtgcctcCTGAAGTTTCCTATCCCCTTTTTGTccgtgtttttctgcctctaggcTGTGAACAACTTCGAAAATGGAACTGGCTACcctcggcagcagcagccgcagcagccgccaccgccaccacctccaccaccactcctGGCTGTcgggcctcccgccgcgctgGTGACGGCCGCTAACCTTTCTAAACCTTCCTCTCAGCCAATCAGCGGGTTGTTGGAGGAGAAGGTTAGTTTGATTTCAGCATAGGCACTGATCCTTGTCTTTTAGCAGAGCTTCGTTTCCAACTCTTTCCAACCGTTTTTTGCCAAGGGCCGTCAGGTTCCGCTACTAAGACAAGCAGCACTGCCAAGTCGTCTGGGCCCCCGAGGACAATCAATACCCACAACGGGTAAGTAACGCTAACTttagaattcctttaaaagtcttatcttcagataaactgaatgggatttttttctttttccctccccactgcaacaGGTCATCCAGTGAGAGCCACTACAATTCGCTCAGCAGGTGGCGGATCAGGCTGGGAACTGTAAGTGTCCCACAGAAATTCAATGCATTACTACCGGTAACTGTACTACTACTCCTGGTTAAAGGAGGCCGTAACACGTAACTCCTGCAACTGCTGATTTGCAATGAATAAGTACGcacaggtagttgtggagaACACAAGcggtaattaattttgaaatggcttACTTTGAATGGCCTTTAACAAAGGGATCTGTGCTTGcactaagattatttaaaataaaacatcagcacagGACTGACAAGGGGACTGCCAAAAACCAACACTTTCTCGGGAAACCGTAATCACATacgaaaattaaatataattataggatcaagtggaaagccaggctagaaacttggaagcagaaactttacatgctaacaagttcttcaatttgcagtagcatcattacataaacacatggagagaggataaaaaaaaaccaaaccaaaccaaacaaagcaaaccaaatttgagaggaaaatgCTGGGGAGTGtgactcttttttctttctttttctgtgtggtttttgttcaggtccaagtctccctgcagtgcttcatctTACTGTAGAAGTTCGTATACCTACACCAAGTCAAGATCCAGTTCTTCCCCCACTCACTCCTACTCTCGATCATTCAGTCGTTCCCAGTCTCGTTCCTCCCCGCGATCGCCGCCGTAtccaagaagaggcaaagggaagagtcgTAACTATCGCTCCAGGTCAAGGTCACGCGGCTCTCACCATTCAAGGCTAAGGTCACCCCCGCACAGAAGATACCATTCACGGTCAAGGTCTCCGGTGTTTAGGGGCCAGTCTCCAACTAAACGGACTCTAcctcaaggggaaggagaaagggagtgttTTAACAGGTCCAGAGAGGTTCCACCATATGATAGGAAAGCTT from the Phalacrocorax carbo unplaced genomic scaffold, bPhaCar2.1 SCAFFOLD_36, whole genome shotgun sequence genome contains:
- the LOC135311311 gene encoding LOW QUALITY PROTEIN: E3 ubiquitin-protein ligase RBBP6-like (The sequence of the model RefSeq protein was modified relative to this genomic sequence to represent the inferred CDS: deleted 1 base in 1 codon) yields the protein MSCVHYKFFSRLNYDTVTFSGLHITLRDLKRQIMGREKLKATRSDLQISNAQTKEEYTDDDALIPRNSSVIVRRIPAGGVKATSRTSVTSRTEPVSGTPKAMDDSSASASLSQLIQTASLAEASASEEDKIKAMMIQSCRAYDPINYMKNSLGLPPPSYTCFRCGKPGHYIKNCPTNGDKTFEPVPRIRRSTGIPRSFMVEVKDPNTKGAMLTSTGKYAIPIINAEAYARGKKEKPPFLPEEPASSSPSDEPIPDELLCPLCKDIMTDAAVIPCCGNSYCDECIRTALLDSEDHTCPTCHQSDVSPDALAANKILRQAVNNFENGTGYPRQQQPQQPPPPPPPPPLLAVGPPAALVTAANLSKPSSQPISGLLEEKVIQSKSPCSASSYCRSSYTYTKSRSSSSPTHSYSRSFSRSQSRSSPRSPPYPRRGKGKSRNYRSRSRSRGSHHSRLRSPPHRRYHSRSRSPVFRGQSPTKRTLPQGEGERECFNRSREVPPYDRKAYEGRSRDWRDPFEKERYRERRGNSRHRSEKFYKGYAVGCQPPPPQNREDFSPGRFGPPGTRRENLPCAQGRRQDYPAGQRHRNHHTAGNCPEKPCGRESRGIKDPETSKKKEVEKPLGDKKGNKDKKHRNEGFPNAELLEGARKPREAAAAEGVTAESVFRLPSRDDATPVRNEPMETESSAFRLGSEKEEEEKDKPKAKTDKAKRKVEVALPPKTDNTVKPAEGSNEKVDTGVTNLLDWNLLRKRQRRTSQSQAVLKHLPLERMRVF